A genomic stretch from Actinomadura rubteroloni includes:
- a CDS encoding dihydrofolate reductase family protein has protein sequence MRKITAGLFISLDGVIEDPQDWHFPYFNEEMGQAVDAQLGSADTLLLGRKTYDSFAGAWPDREQAGGDDAGFAKKLGDARKIVVSRQDLTFTWRNSEQLRGDLIEAVTALKNEPSASAIGMSGSVSVVRVLLEAGLLDELHLFVHPIAVRKGTRLFEDADTSLPLELVSSATFATGVVHLVYRRDDAAPTGDYDTAKASLPAD, from the coding sequence CATCGAGGACCCGCAGGACTGGCACTTCCCGTACTTCAACGAAGAGATGGGACAGGCCGTCGACGCCCAGCTCGGCTCGGCCGACACGCTCCTGCTCGGCCGCAAGACCTACGACAGCTTCGCCGGGGCGTGGCCGGACCGCGAGCAGGCCGGGGGCGACGACGCCGGGTTCGCCAAGAAGCTCGGCGACGCGCGCAAGATCGTCGTGTCGCGGCAGGACCTGACGTTCACGTGGCGGAACTCCGAACAGCTCCGGGGCGACCTCATCGAGGCCGTGACGGCGCTGAAGAACGAGCCGTCCGCGTCCGCCATCGGCATGAGCGGGTCGGTGTCGGTCGTGCGGGTGCTGCTGGAGGCCGGGCTGCTGGACGAGCTGCACCTGTTCGTCCACCCGATCGCCGTGCGCAAGGGCACGCGGCTGTTCGAGGACGCGGACACGTCGCTGCCGCTGGAACTCGTCTCGTCGGCGACGTTCGCGACCGGGGTCGTCCACCTGGTCTACCGCCGGGACGACGCCGCGCCGACCGGCGACTACGACACCGCCAAGGCCAGCCTGCCGGCCGACTAA